A genomic segment from Bacillus rossius redtenbacheri isolate Brsri chromosome 5, Brsri_v3, whole genome shotgun sequence encodes:
- the LOC134532009 gene encoding transcription factor Sp8-like, translating into MDITEAFRGEDISKTDFFDFVVAPEVGEHQQGLQFSKTLKSMGIFIENSASHHGQLNHHHHHHQVPAGYHQDMKEANNNNLMLSSTSSSSDGAILSNFVDNSFWGSTACDKEAVRLETAIFEDLNKFCWGHDQEVASPGGGSHKGETSAQCAAAASNTPSAAPAVSVGNVNNTDGAIYTLTILNGGGGGGGPEAPEGSGLWYKLPVASHSPKAEDSRQPPLPSPPHAPPLDLDSILSIMPHPSMANGHHHYPHNGYHQVGTPSPHQEVSVKVEAQFGYDDGAYGNKDCDGSSPMEPRDFTTTTNNNNNDWKLSDNNGGAESLLRSALQGKSFVARYNGALKPSSEGAPPQEVGDDRHNPNSAHSVDELLLSQLDSASYPEDYEKLKRIANEVAESASQYCGMAGSPPYLPLAEGIIGHPPHHLVHLPAVPAAPPTPKKKYSKAKSGAKGAQAQPAGGVRKERSLHYCSICNKGFKDKYSVNVHVRTHTGEKPFTCTLCGKSFRQKAHLAKHYQTHMAQKSGPAPAKSSSGKARFGGGKSS; encoded by the coding sequence ATGGATATTACCGAAGCATTCAGGGGCGAGGATATATCAAAGACAGACTTCTTCGACTTCGTGGTGGCGCCGGAAGTGGGCGAGCACCAGCAGGGGTTGCAGTTCAGCAAGACTCTCAAGTCCATGGGGATCTTCATCGAGAACTCGGCCAGCCACCACGGCCAGTtgaaccaccaccaccaccaccaccaggtGCCCGCCGGCTACCATCAGGACATGAAGGAGGCCAACAACAACAACCTGATGCTCAGCTCCACCTCCTCCTCGTCCGACGGCGCCATCCTCAGCAACTTCGTCGACAACTCGTTCTGGGGCTCGACGGCCTGCGACAAGGAGGCCGTGCGCCTCGAGACCGCCATCTTCGAGGACCTCAACAAGTTCTGCTGGGGTCACGACCAGGAGGTGGCTTCCCCCGGGGGCGGGAGCCACAAGGGGGAGACCTCCGCCCAGTGCGCTGCCGCCGCCAGCAACACCCCCTCCGCAGCCCCCGCCGTCTCCGTCGGCAACGTCAACAACACCGACGGCGCCATCTACACCCTCACCATCCTcaacggcggcggcggcgggggcgggccCGAGGCGCCGGAGGGGAGCGGCCTCTGGTACAAGCTGCCCGTCGCCAGCCACAGCCCCAAGGCGGAGGACAGCAGGCAGCCCCCGCTGCCGTCGCCGCCCCACGCGCCGCCGCTCGACCTCGACTCCATCCTGAGCATCATGCCCCACCCCTCGATGGCGAACGGTCACCACCACTACCCGCACAACGGCTACCACCAGGTGGGCACGCCGAGCCCGCACCAGGAGGTCTCCGTGAAGGTGGAGGCGCAGTTCGGCTACGACGACGGCGCCTACGGCAACAAGGACTGCGACGGGAGCAGCCCGATGGAGCCGCGGGActtcaccaccaccaccaacaacaacaacaacgactGGAAGCTGTCGGACAACAACGGCGGCGCCGAGTCCCTCCTGAGGAGCGCCCTGCAGGGCAAGTCCTTCGTGGCCAGGTACAACGGCGCGCTCAAGCCCTCCTCGGAGGGCGCGCCGCCGCAAGAGGTGGGCGACGACCGCCACAACCCCAACTCGGCGCACAGCGTGGACGAGCTGCTGCTGTCGCAGCTGGACTCGGCGTCCTACCCCGAGGACTACGAGAAGCTGAAGCGGATAGCCAACGAGGTGGCGGAGAGCGCGAGCCAGTACTGCGGCATGGCGGGCAGCCCGCCGTACCTGCCGCTGGCGGAGGGCATCATCGGCCACCCCCCGCACCACCTGGTGCACCTCCCCGCGGTGCCCGCGGCGCCGCCGACCCCCAAGAAGAAGTACAGCAAGGCCAAGAGCGGCGCCAAGGGTGCGCAGGCCCAGCCGGCGGGCGGCGTGCGCAAGGAGCGGTCCCTGCACTACTGCAGCATCTGCAACAAGGGCTTCAAGGACAAGTACTCGGTGAACGTGCACGTGCGCACGCACACGGGCGAGAAGCCCTTCACGTGCACGCTGTGCGGCAAGAGCTTCCGCCAGAAGGCGCACCTCGCCAAGCACTACCAGACGCACATGGCGCAGAAGAGTGGTCCGGCGCCCGCCAAGTCCTCGTCGGGCAAGGCCCGCTTCGGCGGCGGCAAGTCCTCGTGA